A window from Podospora bellae-mahoneyi strain CBS 112042 chromosome 1 map unlocalized CBS112042p_1, whole genome shotgun sequence encodes these proteins:
- a CDS encoding uncharacterized protein (BUSCO:EOG092634ZL; EggNog:ENOG503NU7K; COG:S) produces the protein MDDRNHLAVRGRGKENEPPTRSSRKRTSDIGGDPSTSRRRIREPSVQADHGDGDEYDPEQPMQERRQIQRSMRETWRELKENQDRLIGEDHNPLIRILDKQDATLVRVKQTNEAAIDARVLVSIADMSVKRAQKVGQGNVGGLDLDEFISKASTFMRNGGGIENDEAAELSNTQRRRRQPRGALGSDEEDIGDEGDMANWTHLGRYAAIPAILRPPVPGFLLGPLSIEKKARKVTKRSAPFKVSNLIEVRPQELRAEDLKRNTRNDLPSICKNILVRLEAHESKAQDLAREKCRQLETDRGTELSEEQLRQVMDGLGLNGSGNVDLLRFVINPHSYGQTVENMFYVSFLLHEGNIELKFDGNGLPGIVPYKVRDDEAESASRARAPTRHQAIMSIDMEMWSAIIEAFGIKQPIIPHRQEEDQTGPGARGWYY, from the exons ATGGACGACCGCAATCATCTTGCCGTCCGTGGGCGAGGTAAAGAGAACGAGCCCCCAACAAGAAGCTCTCGGAAACGTACATCTGATATTGGCGGCGACCCATCGACCAGCCGTCGCAGAATTAGAGAGCCATCAGTACAAGCGGACCACGGCGATGGGGATGAGTACGACCCGGAACAGCCAATGCAGGAGCGTCGCCAGATCCAACGGTCTATGCGGGAGACATGGAGAGAATTAAAGGAGAATCAGGACCGACTTATCGGAGAGGATCACAATCCGTTGATTCGCATACTTGATAAGCAGGACGCGACCCTGGTTAGGGTCAAGCAGACCAATGAGGCGGCAATTGACGCCAGGGTCCTAGTCTCGATCGCAGACATGAGTGTCAAGCGAGCACAGAAGGTTGGACAAGGAAACGTCGGCGGTCTCGACTTGGATGAATTTATATCTAAGGCTTCTACGTTTATGCGGAACGGCGGTGGTATCGAGAACGACGAGGCTGCCGAGTTATCAAACACccaaagaaggaggagacagCCTCGTGGAGCTCTGGgcagcgacgaggaggatatcGGCGACGAAGGCGACATGGCCAACTGGACACACCTCGGTCGCTACGCCGCGATACCAGCCATCCTTAGGCCTCCTGTGCCAGGGTTCCTGTTGGGGCCGCTTTCGATAGAGAAGAAGGCCCGAAAGGTCACCAAACGGTCAGCGCCTTTCAAAGTCAGCAATCTTATAGAGGTACGACCTCAGGAACTCCGGGCAGAAGACCTCAAGCGAAATACTAGGAACGATCTTCCCTCCATTTGCAAGAACATCCTGGTCCGGCTGGAAGCCCATGAATCAAAAGCTCAGGACTTGGCCCGAGAGAAGTGCAGACAACTTGAGACGGACCGTGGGACTGAACTCTCGGAAGAGCAGTTGCGGCaggtgatggatgggctTGGTCTTAACGGCAGTGGCAATGTGGATCTGTTACGCTTCGTAATCAACCCACATTCGTATGGCCAAACAGTAGAGAACATGTTCTACGTCAGTTTCTTGCTGCACGAGGGCAATATCGAGCTCAAATTTGACGGCAATGGCCTGCCAGGTATTG TGCCGTACAAGGTACGAGATGACGAGGCCGAGTCGGCATCACGAGCCAGAGCGCCTACGAGACATCAGGCTATCATGTCAATCGACATGGAGATGTGGAGCGCTATCATCGAGGCTTTTGGCATCAAGCAACCTATAATACCACACCGTCAAGAAGAGGACCAGACTGGACCTGGCGCACGTGGTTGGTATTATTGA